One Tunturibacter gelidoferens genomic region harbors:
- a CDS encoding REP-associated tyrosine transposase, with amino-acid sequence MPLGLKRYQQEGDHHFITFSCHNRKPYLNTSTSRDILLDSLERTRDSYKFEILGYVVMPEHIHLLVSEPLDDPLSKAVQSLKLSTSRRLTERPFWQPRYYDFNVFTHNKRVEKLKYMHRNPVTRGLVPHAEDWPWSSYRHYLLNEPSPILITKY; translated from the coding sequence ATGCCGCTCGGCCTCAAGCGCTACCAACAGGAAGGCGATCACCACTTCATCACCTTCAGTTGCCACAACCGCAAACCCTACCTCAACACCTCAACCTCAAGAGACATCTTACTAGACTCCCTGGAACGGACCCGAGACAGTTACAAATTCGAAATCCTCGGATACGTAGTCATGCCCGAGCACATCCACCTCCTTGTAAGCGAACCTCTTGACGATCCCCTGTCAAAAGCCGTCCAGTCCCTAAAACTGTCCACTTCCAGACGCCTAACCGAGCGTCCCTTCTGGCAGCCTCGCTACTACGACTTCAATGTCTTCACCCACAACAAGCGCGTCGAAAAACTAAAATACATGCACCGCAATCCAGTCACACGAGGCCTCGTCCCACACGCCGAAGACTGGCCATGGTCCAGCTATCGCCACTATCTCCTGAACGAACCATCCCCAATCCTGATCACGAAATACTAA
- a CDS encoding GNAT family N-acetyltransferase, which translates to MARHLGFYTLLTMRFQLRVATAKDVGAIRELIEASVRGLQAKDYSTAQREGALATVFTVDSQLIADGTYFLAIAEGGEIAGCGGWSFRKTLYGGDHQVEKIALERLNPVVDAAKIRAIFVHPDFARKGLGSLILAAAEDAAIAEGFTHFEMGSTLTGVGLYALKGYLELDRRQVPVGGGETIEVVRMVKRRGFDVGTTPCSLQAD; encoded by the coding sequence ATGGCTCGCCATCTGGGCTTTTATACTTTGCTGACCATGCGATTTCAATTGAGAGTGGCTACGGCGAAGGATGTGGGAGCGATTCGCGAACTGATCGAGGCTTCGGTGCGTGGGCTTCAGGCGAAGGATTATTCGACGGCGCAGAGGGAGGGTGCGTTGGCGACAGTATTCACGGTGGACAGTCAACTGATTGCGGATGGGACTTACTTTCTCGCGATTGCTGAAGGTGGTGAGATTGCAGGGTGTGGTGGATGGAGCTTTCGGAAGACCCTGTATGGAGGAGATCATCAGGTCGAGAAGATTGCTCTGGAGAGGCTGAATCCGGTGGTGGATGCGGCGAAGATTCGGGCGATCTTTGTGCATCCTGATTTTGCGCGAAAGGGCTTGGGAAGTCTGATTCTAGCGGCTGCCGAGGATGCTGCGATCGCGGAAGGGTTTACGCACTTCGAGATGGGCAGTACGTTGACGGGCGTGGGGCTTTATGCGCTGAAGGGGTATCTGGAGTTGGATCGTCGGCAGGTTCCGGTGGGCGGTGGGGAGACCATTGAAGTGGTGAGGATGGTGAAGCGGCGCGGCTTTGATGTTGGCACGACGCCGTGTAGTCTTCAGGCAGATTGA
- a CDS encoding DUF3309 family protein: MLILLIILILVFGFGGYRLGPGLGYYGGGGISLILLIVLILLLLKVI, from the coding sequence ATGCTTATCCTTTTGATCATTCTGATTCTGGTGTTCGGCTTTGGCGGCTATCGTTTGGGACCTGGCCTCGGCTACTACGGAGGCGGCGGCATCAGCCTCATCCTGCTCATCGTTCTCATCCTGCTTCTGCTAAAAGTTATCTAA
- a CDS encoding Fur family transcriptional regulator — translation MPISVQTRNTRQKDAIRAAFVEADRPLSPDEALALAQKEVDALSIATVYRNIGSLVDDKWLTPVDVPGHSTRYEVAGKAHHHHFQCNTCGTVHELEGCEMQSRPKLPRGFKYSSHEFFVYGTCSSCAK, via the coding sequence ATGCCAATATCGGTCCAGACCCGTAACACCCGCCAGAAAGACGCCATCCGCGCAGCCTTCGTTGAGGCCGACCGCCCTCTCTCCCCCGACGAGGCTCTCGCCCTCGCCCAGAAAGAGGTCGACGCGCTCAGCATCGCCACCGTCTATCGCAACATCGGCAGCCTGGTCGACGACAAGTGGCTTACCCCAGTGGACGTCCCCGGCCACTCCACCCGCTACGAAGTAGCCGGCAAGGCCCACCACCACCACTTCCAATGCAACACCTGCGGCACCGTCCATGAGCTAGAAGGTTGCGAGATGCAGTCCAGACCGAAGCTACCCCGCGGCTTCAAGTACTCCAGCCACGAGTTCTTCGTCTACGGCACCTGCTCCTCCTGCGCCAAGTAG
- a CDS encoding helicase HerA-like C-terminal domain-containing protein, with amino-acid sequence MIEIPMIAKGADELYLLPGMTNRHGLVAGATGTGKTVTLQVMAEALSSIGVPVFAADVKGDLSGISQAGKSSPKFDARVVAMGLGEWSFAGCPVVFWDVFGKQGHPVRATVSEMGPLLLSRILNLNDTQTGVLTLVFKIADDSGLLLLDMKDMQAMLQHVGEGAKEYQTQYGNISAASIGAIQRGLVALEQQGGDLFFGEPALNIDDLLQVDSSGKGVVNILAADQLLQSPQLYATFLLWLMSELFEKLPEVGDQEKPKLVFFFDEAHLLFNDLPSVLQNRIEQVVRLIRSKGVGVFFVTQNPIDVPDTVLSQLGNRVQHALRAFSPRDQKAVKAAAQTFRANPKVNVEAVITEMGVGEALVSFLDEKGIPGMVERAMVCPPHSQIGPITPEQRAEIIKNSVVAGVYETVVDRESAYERLKGKAVVSGGGAAGSAGSLTGSGSGWIEAAGTALGGVLGQGSSRRGDTVLQAAVKSAARTMGSTVGRQLIRGVLGSLLGGSKR; translated from the coding sequence ATGATTGAGATTCCAATGATTGCGAAGGGTGCAGACGAGCTCTATTTGCTGCCGGGAATGACGAATCGACATGGTCTGGTCGCCGGGGCCACGGGGACTGGCAAAACTGTCACGCTGCAGGTCATGGCGGAGGCGTTGAGTTCGATTGGGGTGCCGGTGTTTGCCGCGGATGTGAAGGGAGACCTGTCGGGAATCTCGCAGGCGGGGAAGAGTTCGCCGAAGTTTGATGCGCGGGTTGTTGCAATGGGATTGGGGGAGTGGAGCTTTGCGGGGTGTCCCGTGGTGTTCTGGGATGTCTTCGGCAAGCAGGGACATCCTGTGAGAGCTACCGTCAGTGAAATGGGGCCGCTGCTGTTGAGCAGGATTCTGAATCTGAACGATACGCAGACGGGTGTGCTGACATTGGTTTTCAAGATCGCCGATGACAGTGGATTGCTGCTGTTAGATATGAAAGATATGCAGGCGATGCTGCAGCATGTGGGTGAGGGCGCGAAAGAGTATCAGACGCAGTATGGAAATATTTCGGCGGCGAGTATCGGGGCGATTCAGCGTGGGTTGGTGGCGTTGGAGCAGCAGGGAGGCGACCTTTTCTTCGGCGAGCCGGCGCTGAATATCGATGACCTGCTGCAGGTAGATTCCAGCGGCAAAGGTGTAGTGAATATTTTGGCTGCGGATCAGCTGCTGCAATCGCCGCAGTTGTACGCGACGTTTCTGCTTTGGCTGATGAGTGAATTGTTTGAGAAATTGCCCGAGGTTGGAGATCAGGAGAAGCCGAAGCTGGTTTTTTTCTTCGATGAAGCTCATCTGTTGTTCAACGATCTGCCCTCAGTTTTGCAGAATCGCATTGAGCAAGTGGTGCGGCTGATCCGGTCCAAGGGAGTTGGGGTATTCTTTGTGACGCAGAACCCGATCGACGTGCCGGATACGGTGTTGAGCCAGTTGGGCAACCGTGTTCAGCATGCGCTGCGGGCGTTTTCTCCAAGAGATCAGAAGGCAGTGAAGGCGGCGGCGCAGACGTTTCGCGCGAATCCGAAGGTGAATGTGGAGGCTGTGATTACAGAGATGGGTGTGGGGGAGGCGTTGGTCTCGTTCCTGGATGAGAAGGGGATTCCGGGAATGGTGGAGCGGGCGATGGTATGTCCGCCGCATAGCCAGATTGGGCCGATTACGCCGGAGCAGAGGGCGGAGATTATCAAAAATTCGGTGGTGGCGGGGGTGTACGAGACAGTGGTGGATCGGGAGTCGGCGTATGAGCGACTGAAGGGGAAGGCCGTGGTTTCGGGGGGTGGGGCTGCCGGTTCGGCAGGGTCTCTCACAGGTTCGGGATCGGGTTGGATAGAGGCGGCTGGGACGGCGTTGGGTGGGGTGCTGGGACAGGGGAGTTCACGGAGAGGGGATACCGTGTTGCAGGCGGCGGTGAAGAGTGCAGCGCGGACGATGGGGAGCACGGTGGGACGGCAGCTGATCCGCGGGGTGCTGGGATCGTTGCTGGGAGGATCGAAGAGGTAA